The following DNA comes from Dehalococcoidia bacterium.
CACGCTGGAGCGCCGCTTCATCAAGCTGCTCGAGGAACGCGAGCGTCTCCTGACGGCGAGCGCGGAGATCGGCCCGCAGGTCCTCGGGGGAGCGGTGGGCAGACTTCTCGATAGCGCGCCGGTTGTAGCGATCGAGATCGAAATCGGGGCGATACATGTCCTTGCCCTCCGCGATTCCGCGCGCGATGGCGAGGTTCCCTGCCTCGCCGGTGACAATGTGGCTTACCGTCTCCCGCACTGTCCACCTATCCCGCGTGGCTGTCCGCCGCTCCCACTCGTCAGGCGCCAGCGAGTCGAGCAGCGCGTTCAATTCGTCATCGGCGGCATCGAGCAGCGCGCGCAGTTCTTGTTTGGCGGTCATCTCCTCTCCTCAGGCGGAAAGCCCAACCCGCGCTCTTTGAGCGAAACATAGCGCTGGCCCGCGATGATGAGATGGTCGAGCACCTCGATCTCCAACAGCCGCCCCGCCGCCACAAGCTCGCGGGTAACGGCGAGATCCTCGCTCGAGGGCGACGGGTCGCCCGACGGGTGGTTATGAACGACGACGATCGCGGCAGCATTCTGGCGGATCGCTTCCCGGAACACCTCTGCCACTCGCACCACCGACCGGTTCAAGCTGCCGCGGTAGAGGTCCTGCACGAAGAGGACATGGTTTTTCATGTTCAGCAGAATGACGCGGAGCGTTTCCCGGTCGAGAAGCGCCATGTCGGGAATGCACAAGTTCGCGATATCTGCCGGCGAACGGATCGTCAGGCGCTCCTCCGGCGCGAGCGCGATCGTGCGCCGGCCAAGCTCGATCGCCGCCTGCAGTTCGACCGCTTTTGCCTCGCCGACCCCCCGCAGGGCAGTCAATTCTGCAATGCTCGCCCTGCCGAGCGCCGCCAGCGACCCAAACTGGCTGAGAGTGCGGGAAGCAAGGTCGAGAACGCTCTCCCGCGCAGTGCCCGTGCGCCAAATGATGGCGATCAGCTCCGCATTCGACAGCGCAGCCGGACCGTAATGAAGCAGCCGCTCGCGCGGCCGCTCGCTCGTGGGAAGGTCGCGGATCAGCAGGTAGCGCGATCGATCTCCCATACCGCGAGCCTCATTTCCGGGCGGCAGCACGCTTCAGCCCATCTGCTGTACAATGCGAGCATTGTAACGGGCGCCTCACCGTGAGGCGCAGAGAGCCTCTCTTCCCGCGCGAGTCCGAAGCGAGACGCCGACCGGGAAGATGACACGAATAGCGGCAGAGGACAGAACACCTGATCGCCGCACCGGCAAATGATGACTTCCAGAAGTGGATGAACTCCGTGACCACCCGTACGGCGGCTGCAACATCGCCGCGGCTGGACACAAAGTTTCCACGCCTATGGAGCGACCGTGACGCCGATCACGATAGAGCCTGACCACGCCGATGATACGTTGCTCTTCTCGACCGCAGGGAGCGACGACGAAGGGGATGAACACGGAGCGCTGCTCACCGCCGAGGAAGAGCAGCGGCTCGCCCGCATGATTGCGGCTGCCAAGCATATCCCAGAAAGCTCCTTTGCGGCGTCGCTCGATCACGCGCTCTTTCTCGAGTTCCTGCGCTGCCAAGCGCAAGCCGCTCGCGACCGGCTCGTGCGCCAGAACCTGCGCTTGGTCTACCGCGAGGTTCTTCGCTATCGCGGGAGCTGGGTCGATCTTGCCGACCTCGTGCAGGAAGGATGCATCGGTCTGATCGAGGCAGCCGAGCGATTTGACCCTGACCGCGGCGTGCGCTTCAGCACCTACGCTGTCCCCTGGATCCGTCAAGCGGTCGACCGCGCAGCGCAGCGGCACCAACGCGTCGTCCGCATTCCTCGCCGCGTGGCGAAGAAGCCGGCAGACGACGTCGACGGCGCGCCCCGCCTCGACCTTTTGCCCCCTGCTTCGCTCGATGAACCGGGCGCGGGAACGGAGCGGCTTGCCGACAGCCTTCCTGACCCGACCGCTGACCCCGAACGCGACGCGATCAACGCGGTGCTGATCCAGTCGCTCGCCTCGGCGCTCAACCGCTGCCCCGAGCGCGAACGGGAGGTGATCGTTCGCCGCTATGGGCTCGGCGGCTGCAGCCCGCAGTCGCTTGAAGCGATCGCGAGCGCATTGGGCGTCTGCCGAGAACGGGTCCGCCAACTCGAAGCGGCCGCGCTGCGGCGTCTTCGGCTGAGCGAAGGGCTAACGGAGCCGCGCGAGTAGGAGGCGTCACGGCTGTTCGCTCGCTCTGGTTCGTCCGCGCCGGAGCACTCCTCGCCGAAACTGGGTCGCTGTGGTGGGGCGAGCGTGGCCCCCAGCTTCTCGTCCCAATCACATGGGCGCTCCTCGAGAGCGACGCTGGGGTCTGGCTGATCGATTGCGGTCTCGCCGCCGCGGCAGCCCCCGACCCTCGTGCGTGCTACGGAGTTGGTGGCCGGCGCGCCCGCCTCGCCCTCAGCGAAACGCTTGAGGAACGGCTCGCGGAAGTCGGCCTCATGCGCGCGGACATCGCTGGCGTCATCCTGACCCATCTCCACTTCGACCACGCCGGAGCGCTGGTTGACCTCCCGTCCGCCACCACGGTGTGGGTCCACGCGACAGAACTGGCCGCCGCGAAGGAGGCGGGGGAGCGCTCCGGCTACCACCCGAGCCTCCTTGCCGCTCCCGTGGCGTGGCAGCTCTACCGCGGCGATACCACTCCCCTTGACGGGGTTCTCCTGATCGAAACGCCAGGGCATACGCTCGGCCATGTCTCCGTGATTGTCCGGGTCGGCACCACTCAGCTGCTGCTCACTGGAGACGCTGCGCCGACTGGCCGCAGTCTGCGTGAGCGGCTGCTCCCCGGCCTCCATGTCGACACGGCGGCGGCCGCGCGCTCCCTTGAGCGGCTGATCCAGGTGTGGCGAGAAGGCGCGATCCCGCTTCCCAGTCACGACCCGCAGTTTTGGGCCGACCAGCCGGCCGATATCGTGCGCTTCGAAATTCAGCGCAGCACGCTGTGATACGCTAATAAAAGCCCGATGCAGTCCCGGTGCGAGTGTGGAGATGCAGACGACTGTCACGTTGCCATCGTTAGGCGAGAGCATCGTCGAAGGGGTGATCGATCGCTGGATTCGACAGCCCGGCGACGAATTCCAAGCCTTCGACCCGTTGGTTGAGGTGATCACCGATAAGGTCAACGCGGAGGTGCCCGCTCCCTTCGCGGGGAAGCTGATCCAGATCCTCGCCGAGCCCGGTCAGACGGTCGCGGTGGGCGCGCCCATTGCGATCGTCGAGACCGCCGACGTCGCGGTCCCCCCCAGCGAGGCAGCGCCAACGCCCCCGGGCGCAGCGCCGGAAGAGCCGACCGTCTCGCCGCAGCCGGCACCGCCCTCCACCCTTCCCCCGCTCGCTCCCTCGCCGCCTCCAAGCCAGCCGACGGTCCCGCCGGCCGTCTCTCCTTCGGTCGAGCTTCTGGCAAAGGAGCGGGGGATCGACCTCTCGAAAGTGGTCGGCACTGGGGTCGGCGGACGGGTCACGCGGCGCGATGTGCTCAGCTATGTCGAACGCGAGGAGACGACTGCGCCGCCGGCGCCCCCTCTGCCCGCTCCCTCCGCCCCTGCCCGCCCGGCAACCGCCGAAGCGGCTCCGCCACCCGCGGCGAGTGCCGCGCCCGCACCGGCGCGCCCGGGGACGAGCGAGCGCATTCCGATCACGGCGATGCGCCGGATGATCGCCGACAACGTCACCCGCTCGAAGTCCACCATTCCCCACGCCTGGCAGGTGCAGGAGGTGGACATGAGCCGAGTCGCCGCCTTCCGCAACAAGGTGAAAGACGACTTCCGCCGGCGCGAAGGAGTGAACCTCACTTATGTCCCCTTTGTCATTAAGGCAACTGCCGAGGCGCTGCGCGAGAACCCCCGCGTCAACGCGCAGTGGGATGGCGATGCCATCATCGAGCATGGCGATGTCAACATCGGGGTTGCGGTCGGCACGGAGGACGCCCTCGTCGTGCCGGTCATCCGCAACGCGGATAGCCTCAGCCTCGCCGGGATCGCGCGCGCGCTGCACGACCTGACCGACCGCGCCCGCCGGGGGAAGCTTACCCTCGCCGACATGCA
Coding sequences within:
- a CDS encoding DinB family protein → MTAKQELRALLDAADDELNALLDSLAPDEWERRTATRDRWTVRETVSHIVTGEAGNLAIARGIAEGKDMYRPDFDLDRYNRRAIEKSAHRSPEDLRADLRARRQETLAFLEQLDEAALQRAGRRTTGERTTVAEVFRRIAEHQREHAAEIRAAVGR
- the radC gene encoding DNA repair protein RadC gives rise to the protein MGDRSRYLLIRDLPTSERPRERLLHYGPAALSNAELIAIIWRTGTARESVLDLASRTLSQFGSLAALGRASIAELTALRGVGEAKAVELQAAIELGRRTIALAPEERLTIRSPADIANLCIPDMALLDRETLRVILLNMKNHVLFVQDLYRGSLNRSVVRVAEVFREAIRQNAAAIVVVHNHPSGDPSPSSEDLAVTRELVAAGRLLEIEVLDHLIIAGQRYVSLKERGLGFPPEERR
- a CDS encoding sigma-70 family RNA polymerase sigma factor; translated protein: MTPITIEPDHADDTLLFSTAGSDDEGDEHGALLTAEEEQRLARMIAAAKHIPESSFAASLDHALFLEFLRCQAQAARDRLVRQNLRLVYREVLRYRGSWVDLADLVQEGCIGLIEAAERFDPDRGVRFSTYAVPWIRQAVDRAAQRHQRVVRIPRRVAKKPADDVDGAPRLDLLPPASLDEPGAGTERLADSLPDPTADPERDAINAVLIQSLASALNRCPEREREVIVRRYGLGGCSPQSLEAIASALGVCRERVRQLEAAALRRLRLSEGLTEPRE
- a CDS encoding MBL fold metallo-hydrolase: MTWALLESDAGVWLIDCGLAAAAAPDPRACYGVGGRRARLALSETLEERLAEVGLMRADIAGVILTHLHFDHAGALVDLPSATTVWVHATELAAAKEAGERSGYHPSLLAAPVAWQLYRGDTTPLDGVLLIETPGHTLGHVSVIVRVGTTQLLLTGDAAPTGRSLRERLLPGLHVDTAAAARSLERLIQVWREGAIPLPSHDPQFWADQPADIVRFEIQRSTL
- a CDS encoding 2-oxo acid dehydrogenase subunit E2 — translated: MQTTVTLPSLGESIVEGVIDRWIRQPGDEFQAFDPLVEVITDKVNAEVPAPFAGKLIQILAEPGQTVAVGAPIAIVETADVAVPPSEAAPTPPGAAPEEPTVSPQPAPPSTLPPLAPSPPPSQPTVPPAVSPSVELLAKERGIDLSKVVGTGVGGRVTRRDVLSYVEREETTAPPAPPLPAPSAPARPATAEAAPPPAASAAPAPARPGTSERIPITAMRRMIADNVTRSKSTIPHAWQVQEVDMSRVAAFRNKVKDDFRRREGVNLTYVPFVIKATAEALRENPRVNAQWDGDAIIEHGDVNIGVAVGTEDALVVPVIRNADSLSLAGIARALHDLTDRARRGKLTLADMQGGTFTVNNVGTFGTIISYSIINPPQAGILTMEAVVDRVVVVEGMLAIRPMMFLCFSFDHRVLDGLQAARFLSSVRRRLEAFDPETAEVY